One genomic region from Prionailurus bengalensis isolate Pbe53 chromosome C1, Fcat_Pben_1.1_paternal_pri, whole genome shotgun sequence encodes:
- the FIGN gene encoding fidgetin isoform X2: MQWTPEHAQWPEQHFDITSTTRSPAHKVEAYRGHLQRTYQYAWANDDISALTASNLLKKYAEKYSGILEGPVDRPVLSNYSDAPSGLVNGRKNESEPWQPSLNSEAVYPMNCVPDVITASKAGVSSALPPADVSASIGSSPGVASNLTEPSYSSSTCGSHTVPSLHAGLPSQEYAPGYNGSYLHSTYSSQPAPALPSPHPSPLHSSGLLQPPPPPPPPPALVPGYNGTSNLSSYSYPPASYPPQTAVGSGYSPGGAPPPPSAYLPSGIPAPTPLPPTTVPGYTYQGHGLTPIAPAALANSSASSLKRKAFYMAGQGEMDSSYGNYSYGQQRSTQSPMYRMPDNSISNSNRGNGFDRSAETSSLAFKPTKQLMSSEQQRKFSSQSSRALTPPSYSTAKNSLGSRSSESFGKYTSPVMSEHGDEHRQLLSHPMQGPGLRAATSSNHSVDEQLKNTDTHLIDLVTNEIIAQGPPVDWNDIAGLDLVKAVIKEEVLWPVLRSDAFSGLTASPRSILLFGPRGTGKTLLGRCIASQLGATFFKIAGSGLVAKWLGEAEKIIHASFLVARCRQPSVIFVSDIDMLLSPQVSEEHSPVNRMRTEFLMQLDTVLTSAEDQIVVICATSKPEEIDESLRRYFMKRLLIPLPDSTARHQIIVQLLSQHNYCLNDKEFALLVQRTEGFSGLDVAHLCQEAAVGPLHAMPATDLSAIMPSQLRPVTYQDFENAFCKIQPSISQKELDMYVEWNKMFGCSQ, translated from the coding sequence ATGCAGTGGACGCCGGAGCATGCCCAGTGGCCAGAACAGCACTTTGACATCACCTCAACCACTCGGTCTCCTGCCCACAAAGTTGAAGCCTACCGAGGTCATTTGCAGCGCACCTATCAGTATGCCTGGGCAAACGATGACATATCTGCTCTGACTGCCTCCAACCTGCTAAAAAAGTACGCAGAGAAGTATTCTGGCATCCTAGAAGGCCCCGTGGACCGGCCCGTACTCAGCAACTACTCGGACGCGCCCTCGGGGCTGGTGAACGGGCGGAAGAATGAAAGCGAACCCTGGCAGCCTTCCTTGAATTCGGAAGCGGtctatcccatgaactgtgtCCCGGATGTCATCACGGCCAGCAAAGCCGGAGTCAGTTCGGCCCTCCCTCCGGCAGATGTCTCTGCCAGCATAGGGAGCTCTCCTGGGGTGGCCAGCAACCTGACAGAACCTAGCTACTCGAGTAGTACCTGCGGAAGCCACACCGTGCCCAGCCTTCACGCAGGGCTCCCGTCTCAGGAATACGCCCCGGGATACAACGGCTCGTATTTGCATTCGACGTACAGCAGCCAGCCGGCGcctgccctgccctcacctcACCCCTCCCCTTTGCATAGCTCCGGGCTCCTgcagcccccgccgccgccccccccgccgcccgccctgGTCCCGGGCTACAATGGGACCTCTAACCTCTCCAGTTACAGCTATCCCCCCGCCAGCTACCCGCCTCAGACTGCCGTGGGGTCTGGGTACAGCCCCGGGGGCGCGCCGCCGCCTCCTTCAGCCTACCTGCCTTCAGGAATCCCTGCTCCgacccctctgccccccaccactgTTCCTGGCTACACTTACCAGGGCCATGGTTTGACACCTATCGCCCCCGCGGCTCTGGCCAACAGTTCGGCGAGTTCTCTCAAAAGGAAAGCTTTCTATATGGCAGGGCAAGGAGAGATGGACTCCAGTTACGGAAATTACAGCTACGGCCAACAGAGATCTACCCAGAGCCCCATGTACAGAATGCCCGACAACAGCATTTCAAACTCGAATCGGGGGAATGGCTTTGACAGAAGTGCTGAAACATCATCCTTAGCATTTAAGCCAACGAAGCAGCTAATGTcctctgaacagcaaaggaaattcAGCAGCCAGTCCAGTAGGGCTCTGACCCCTCCTTCCTATAGTACTGCTAAAAATTCCCTGGGATCGAGATCCAGCGAATCCTTTGGGAAGTACACGTCGCCGGTAATGAGTGAGCACGGGGACGAGCACAGGCAGCTCCTCTCTCACCCGATGCAAGGCCCTGGACTCCGTGCAGCTACCTCATCCAACCACTCTGTGGACGAGCAACTGAAGAATACCGACACGCACCTCATTGACCTGGTAACCAATGAGATTATCGCCCAAGGACCACCGGTGGACTGGAATGACATCGCTGGCCTCGACCTGGTAAAGGCCGTCATTAAAGAGGAGGTTTTATGGCCAGTGTTGAGGTCAGACGCGTTCAGTGGACTGACGGCCTCACCTCGGAGCATCCTTTTATTTGGGCCTCGGGGAACAGGCAAAACGTTACTGGGCAGATGCATAGCTAGCCAGCTGGGGGCCACGTTTTTCAAAATCGCTGGTTCTGGACTCGTTGCCAAGTGGTTAGGAGAAGCAGAAAAAATCATCCACGCGTCTTTTCTCGTGGCCAGGTGCCGCCAGCCCTCGGTGATTTTTGTCAGTGACATTGACATGCTTCTCTCCCCTCAAGTGAGTGAGGAACACAGTCCAGTCAATCGGATGAGAACGGAATTTCTGATGCAGCTGGACACTGTACTAACTTCAGCTGAGGACCAAATCGTAGTAATTTGTGCCACCAGTAAACcagaagaaatagatgaatctCTTCGGAGGTACTTCATGAAACGACTTTTAATCCCACTTCCTGACAGCACAGCGAGGCACCAGATAATAGTACAACTGCTCTCACAGCACAATTACTGTCTCAATGACAAGGAGTTTGCACTGCTCGTCCAGCGCACAGAAGGCTTTTCTGGACTAGACGTGGCTCATTTGTGTCAGGAAGCAGCGGTGGGCCCCCTCCACGCCATGCCAGCCACAGACCTTTCAGCCATCATGCCCAGCCAGTTGAGGCCCGTTACGTATCAAGACTTTGAAAATGCTTTCTGCAAGATTCAGCCTAGCATATCTCAAAAAGAGCTTGATATGTATGTTGAATGGAACAAAATGTTTGGTTGCAGTCAGtga
- the FIGN gene encoding fidgetin isoform X1, protein MISSTSVYGLKMQWTPEHAQWPEQHFDITSTTRSPAHKVEAYRGHLQRTYQYAWANDDISALTASNLLKKYAEKYSGILEGPVDRPVLSNYSDAPSGLVNGRKNESEPWQPSLNSEAVYPMNCVPDVITASKAGVSSALPPADVSASIGSSPGVASNLTEPSYSSSTCGSHTVPSLHAGLPSQEYAPGYNGSYLHSTYSSQPAPALPSPHPSPLHSSGLLQPPPPPPPPPALVPGYNGTSNLSSYSYPPASYPPQTAVGSGYSPGGAPPPPSAYLPSGIPAPTPLPPTTVPGYTYQGHGLTPIAPAALANSSASSLKRKAFYMAGQGEMDSSYGNYSYGQQRSTQSPMYRMPDNSISNSNRGNGFDRSAETSSLAFKPTKQLMSSEQQRKFSSQSSRALTPPSYSTAKNSLGSRSSESFGKYTSPVMSEHGDEHRQLLSHPMQGPGLRAATSSNHSVDEQLKNTDTHLIDLVTNEIIAQGPPVDWNDIAGLDLVKAVIKEEVLWPVLRSDAFSGLTASPRSILLFGPRGTGKTLLGRCIASQLGATFFKIAGSGLVAKWLGEAEKIIHASFLVARCRQPSVIFVSDIDMLLSPQVSEEHSPVNRMRTEFLMQLDTVLTSAEDQIVVICATSKPEEIDESLRRYFMKRLLIPLPDSTARHQIIVQLLSQHNYCLNDKEFALLVQRTEGFSGLDVAHLCQEAAVGPLHAMPATDLSAIMPSQLRPVTYQDFENAFCKIQPSISQKELDMYVEWNKMFGCSQ, encoded by the coding sequence GCTTGAAGATGCAGTGGACGCCGGAGCATGCCCAGTGGCCAGAACAGCACTTTGACATCACCTCAACCACTCGGTCTCCTGCCCACAAAGTTGAAGCCTACCGAGGTCATTTGCAGCGCACCTATCAGTATGCCTGGGCAAACGATGACATATCTGCTCTGACTGCCTCCAACCTGCTAAAAAAGTACGCAGAGAAGTATTCTGGCATCCTAGAAGGCCCCGTGGACCGGCCCGTACTCAGCAACTACTCGGACGCGCCCTCGGGGCTGGTGAACGGGCGGAAGAATGAAAGCGAACCCTGGCAGCCTTCCTTGAATTCGGAAGCGGtctatcccatgaactgtgtCCCGGATGTCATCACGGCCAGCAAAGCCGGAGTCAGTTCGGCCCTCCCTCCGGCAGATGTCTCTGCCAGCATAGGGAGCTCTCCTGGGGTGGCCAGCAACCTGACAGAACCTAGCTACTCGAGTAGTACCTGCGGAAGCCACACCGTGCCCAGCCTTCACGCAGGGCTCCCGTCTCAGGAATACGCCCCGGGATACAACGGCTCGTATTTGCATTCGACGTACAGCAGCCAGCCGGCGcctgccctgccctcacctcACCCCTCCCCTTTGCATAGCTCCGGGCTCCTgcagcccccgccgccgccccccccgccgcccgccctgGTCCCGGGCTACAATGGGACCTCTAACCTCTCCAGTTACAGCTATCCCCCCGCCAGCTACCCGCCTCAGACTGCCGTGGGGTCTGGGTACAGCCCCGGGGGCGCGCCGCCGCCTCCTTCAGCCTACCTGCCTTCAGGAATCCCTGCTCCgacccctctgccccccaccactgTTCCTGGCTACACTTACCAGGGCCATGGTTTGACACCTATCGCCCCCGCGGCTCTGGCCAACAGTTCGGCGAGTTCTCTCAAAAGGAAAGCTTTCTATATGGCAGGGCAAGGAGAGATGGACTCCAGTTACGGAAATTACAGCTACGGCCAACAGAGATCTACCCAGAGCCCCATGTACAGAATGCCCGACAACAGCATTTCAAACTCGAATCGGGGGAATGGCTTTGACAGAAGTGCTGAAACATCATCCTTAGCATTTAAGCCAACGAAGCAGCTAATGTcctctgaacagcaaaggaaattcAGCAGCCAGTCCAGTAGGGCTCTGACCCCTCCTTCCTATAGTACTGCTAAAAATTCCCTGGGATCGAGATCCAGCGAATCCTTTGGGAAGTACACGTCGCCGGTAATGAGTGAGCACGGGGACGAGCACAGGCAGCTCCTCTCTCACCCGATGCAAGGCCCTGGACTCCGTGCAGCTACCTCATCCAACCACTCTGTGGACGAGCAACTGAAGAATACCGACACGCACCTCATTGACCTGGTAACCAATGAGATTATCGCCCAAGGACCACCGGTGGACTGGAATGACATCGCTGGCCTCGACCTGGTAAAGGCCGTCATTAAAGAGGAGGTTTTATGGCCAGTGTTGAGGTCAGACGCGTTCAGTGGACTGACGGCCTCACCTCGGAGCATCCTTTTATTTGGGCCTCGGGGAACAGGCAAAACGTTACTGGGCAGATGCATAGCTAGCCAGCTGGGGGCCACGTTTTTCAAAATCGCTGGTTCTGGACTCGTTGCCAAGTGGTTAGGAGAAGCAGAAAAAATCATCCACGCGTCTTTTCTCGTGGCCAGGTGCCGCCAGCCCTCGGTGATTTTTGTCAGTGACATTGACATGCTTCTCTCCCCTCAAGTGAGTGAGGAACACAGTCCAGTCAATCGGATGAGAACGGAATTTCTGATGCAGCTGGACACTGTACTAACTTCAGCTGAGGACCAAATCGTAGTAATTTGTGCCACCAGTAAACcagaagaaatagatgaatctCTTCGGAGGTACTTCATGAAACGACTTTTAATCCCACTTCCTGACAGCACAGCGAGGCACCAGATAATAGTACAACTGCTCTCACAGCACAATTACTGTCTCAATGACAAGGAGTTTGCACTGCTCGTCCAGCGCACAGAAGGCTTTTCTGGACTAGACGTGGCTCATTTGTGTCAGGAAGCAGCGGTGGGCCCCCTCCACGCCATGCCAGCCACAGACCTTTCAGCCATCATGCCCAGCCAGTTGAGGCCCGTTACGTATCAAGACTTTGAAAATGCTTTCTGCAAGATTCAGCCTAGCATATCTCAAAAAGAGCTTGATATGTATGTTGAATGGAACAAAATGTTTGGTTGCAGTCAGtga